Genomic window (Geoalkalibacter ferrihydriticus DSM 17813):
TATTGGAAAATTGATTGATGACGGATTCGGAGAAAAGTAACCTTCCGCCCGATACCTTTCTTGTCGGCCTCGGAGTTTCTCCCGGCATTGCCATCGGCAAGGCCTTCTTGTTCAATCGGGCGCGGCAGAATCTGGTTGACTGCTATGTGCCGCCTGAATTGGTTCCGGGGGAAGTGCAGCGTTTCCGCACCGCGCTGAAAGAATCGGCCCGGCAGCTGCAGGATGTTAAAGAACGTGTCAGCTCACCGGAGTTGCGCGAGCATCTCTATATCATCGACACCCATCTTCTCATTCTCGAAGACGATATGCTGGTGCGCGACACGATCAACCAGATCGAAGGAGAAAAACTCAACGCCGAGAGCGCGCTACGCCGGACCCTCGATAAATTTCGCGAATTTTTTAATTCCATTGAAGACGAATATCTGCGTGATCGACGCAGCGATATAGATTCCGTTGGTGAGCGCCTGCTGCGCAACCTGCTCGGCGAAGGGCAGCGCAGCATGTCGGAAATCGAGGAAAAAGCGGTGGTTGTGGCCCATCAGTTGTCGCCGGCAGATACCATGCAGATGGATCGTGACAAAGTCATCGGTTTCGTCACGGATGTCGGTGGGCGTACCTCGCACACGGCAATTCTGGCCCGTTCGCTTGAAATCCCCGCGGTGGTCGGTCTCGATAATATCAGTTCCCTGATCCGGCAGGAAACGTCAATGATTATCGACGGCAATGCCGGCACGGTAATCCTCAACCCCTCTGCGGAAACCTTCAAAGAATACTTGAACAAAAAGCAGGCATATGAATACCTCGAAAAAGAGCTCGAGGTTTATCGTGAGCTTCCGGCCCAAACCCTTGATGGCCATCGGCTTATATTGCGTGGCAACGTGGAGCTTGCCCGTGAGGTGCCTGCGGTATTGGCTCACGGCGGGGCCGGCGTTGGTCTGTTTCGCTCTGAATTTCTGTTTCTGAACCCCGGCCAGGCGCCTGGCGAGGACGAGCAGTTCGAGATTTATCGTGAGCTTGCACAGAAGATGATTCCCGAACCTGTAACGATTCGCACCCTGGATGTCGGCGGTGATAAGTTTGTTCCCGAAATCAATCTTTCGGAGGAAGACAACCCGGCCATGGGGCTACGGGGCGTACGCTTTTCCCTCAAGGAGCACAATCTGCTCATGACGCAGTTGCGGGCGATTTTACGCGCGTCTTCATTCGGGGAGGTGCGGGTCATGTTCCCCATGATCAGCGGCGTCGATGAAATTCGCGCCTGCAAGGATCTGCTGCGCCAGGCCTGCGCCCAGCTTGATGAGCGTAACCAGAGCTATGATGCGGACATCAAGATCGGGATCATGATTGAGACGCCTTCGGCGGCTCTGATTGCCGATTTGCTCGCACCCGAAGTCGACTTCTTCTCCGTTGGAACCAACGATCTTATTCAGTATTGCCTTGCAGTGGATCGCGGCAACGAACATGTGGCCTACCTTTACGAACCGCTGCATCCGGCTATTTTGCGCGCCTTGAAAATGATCGGCGATGCCGGTCGCAAGGCCGATATCGAGGTGGGCATGTGTGGAGAGATGGCGGGTGAGCCGGTCTATGCTTTAATTCTGCTGGGACTCGGTTTCAACGAACTGTCCATGAATGCCGCCTGTATTCCGCGCATGAAACGCATTATCCGTCAGGTACGTCGGCAGGATGGCGAAGAACTTTTGGCGCAACTGCTTGACTTGCCTAGGGCGCGAGATGTCAGCCGTTTTGTCGAAGAGGAGATGGCGCGGCGATTTCCCGGCCTTTTCGGTCCCCCGGAAATCTGATAACCCATTAAATTGTCTTGACTTTTTTTGTGAACTGCATTATTTCCTGAAACTCTTGTGTCTTACCCTAGTTATAAAGGAGAGCGTTTCATGCCCATGACCGATTTTCTCTTTACCTCTGAGTCGGTGACTGAAGGCCATCCCGACAAGGTGTCCGATCAGGTGTCCGATAGCATCCTCGATGCCATCCTGACCCAGGATCCCAAGGCCCGGGTTGCCTGTGAAACCCTGGTTACGACGGGCCTGGCCATGATCGCCGGTGAAATTACCACCACCGCGCGCATCGACTATCCCGAGGTCGTGCGCGCGGCGATCCGCGAGATCGGCTATAACGATTCCGCCATGGGTTTTGATTGGGAAACCTGCGCGGTGCTTACCAGCATCGATCGCCAGTCGCCGGATATTTCCATGGGCGTGACCGAAGGCGAGGGCCTCCACAAGGATCAGGGCGCCGGGGATCAGGGGCTGATGTTCGGCTATGCGTGCAACGACACCCCCGAACTCATGCCCATGCCCATCATTTTCGCCCACCGTCTGACCAAGCGCCTCGCCGAGGTGCGCAAATCCGGGCTTCTGACTTTTCTGCGTCCCGATGGCAAATCCCAGGTGTCCATTCAGTACATCAACGACAAACCGATTCGTGTTGACGCAGTGGTGGTTTCTTCCCAGCACGCTCCCGAGGTCACCTATGAAACTCTGCGCGAGGGAATCATCGAAGAAGTCGTCAAGAAGGTCATTCCGGCAGAGCTTCTCGACGAAAAAACCAAATACTTCATCAACCCCACCGGGCGTTTCGTCATCGGCGGTCCCATGGGTGACTGTGGCCTGACGGGACGCAAGATCATTGTCGATACCTATGGTGGGCAAGGCTCCCATGGCGGCGGAGCTTTTTCCGGCAAGGATCCTTCTAAGGTCGACCGTAGCGCCTCGTACATGGCCCGCTACATCGCCAAGAACCTGGTGGCCGCGGGGCTGGCCGACAAGTGCGAAGTGCAACTGGCCTACGCCATCGGCGTGGCCGAGCCCGTGTCTGTCATGGTCAACGCCTTCGGCACCGGCAAGATTCCCTCCAATGACATTGCGCGCGTGGTGCAGGAGGAATTCGATATGCGGCCGCGCGCCATTATTGAAAGCCTTGATCTGCTGCGTCCCATTTACCGTAAAACCGCAGCCTATGGGCACTTCGGCCGTAACGAGCCGGAGTTTACCTGGGAGCGGACCGATCGCGTCGAGTCCCTGCGCAAGCGGGCGCGCGTCTAACCTTTTGTCGTACCTCCCGACGGGCCCTCAGCGGCCCGTTTTTTTTGTGTGAATGTTCATTCGGTGCGGCCTGTGGCGCGATTGGGCATCGCGGCTGAAGTTACTTTTTTCGGCTGGGCGATCCTAATCCTTGCCGATGGCGGCAGAAGCGCTATCATTTCTTTGTTGGTTTAAGATTTCATCAGAAAGGAGACAACTGTGGAGACGGATGGTTTTGGTTTCTCGGCTTTGTTTTTTTCTCTCGTTTTGCTCGGCCTCGCGGTTTTTGCCGGCTTGGCCCTGCACAAAGGCCTCTTCCGGTTGCTGCGCCAGTTAAGCGCCAAAACTAAAAGCCGCTGGGATGACGCACTGGTGAAGCATCTCGCCGCTCCGGCGAAGTGGCTGCTCCCCCTGTTTCTTTTGTTGCTGGTGGCTCCCGGGCTGCGTCTGCCCGAACAGGCGAGCAATATTCTCAGTCACCTGTTTGGCTTGGCTTTTATCGGCGGTTTTACCTGGCTGCTGGTGGCGGCCCTCTTTGTTCTGCGGGATGTCGTCCTGCACAAGTTTGATGTGGACGCCCAGGACAACCTGCGGGCGCGCTCCATGCATACTCAGATCAATGTGCTGGTCAAGGTGGTTCTGGTTGTTATTGTGGTCGTTGCCGTCTCGGCCATGCTCATGACCTTTGAACCGGTGCGACAAATCGGCGTGAGTCTCCTGGCTTCGGCTGGTATCGCCGGCATCATTCTTGGTTTTGCCGCGCAGAAAAGTCTGGCGACTTTGTTTGCCGGAATTCAGATCGCCATAACGCAGCCCATCCGTCTAGACGACGTGGTCATCGTCGAAGGCGAATGGGGTCGTATCGAAGAGATCACCCTGACCTACGTGGTTGTTCGTATCTGGGACCTGCGGCGACTGGTGGTGCCCATTACTTATTTTATTGAGCAGCCTTTCCAGAACTGGACCCGGGTGACCGCCGATCTTCTCGGTACGGTGTTCATTTATGCCGATTATAGAATTCCCGTGGCCGAAGTGCGTGAGCAACTGCATGTATTTCTTAAGGAGTCTCAGTCCTGGGATGGAAAGGTCTGGGGCCTGCAGGTGACCAATGCCACTGACCGCTCGGTGGAATTGCGGGCGCTCATGAGCGCCGTGGATGCCTCTGTCGCCTGGAATCTGCGGTGCGAAATTCGTGAGAAACTTCTTGCCTGGTTGCAAACCAATTACGCTGAATGTCTGCCGCGTGTGCGCACTGAAATCGAGGGTGAGGTTGCCGACGCTCTGGCCGGAGCCCGGGAGAAATCAACCGCCGAGCAGTGAACCCTGAACTTTCCATCGTTATTCCGATCCTGAATGAGGCCGGGGGACTGCAGTCTCTGGTCGACATGCTCGCCGAACAGCAGGGCTGCACATTCGAGGTCATTTTCTGCGACGGGGGATCCGAGGATGGGTCCCCCGCGCTATTGCGCACTCTGGGCGCGCAGACCCCCTTTGCATTTCGGACAGTGAACAGCGGTCCAGGGCGGGGACGGCAAATGAATGTCGGCGCCCGCTTCGCAAAGGGCGACTTCCTCCTGTTTCTTCATGCCGATAGCCTGCTTCCCGATCCGCGCGCACTTGCCGAGAGCCTGCAACGCATGCGACGGGAACATGTGCGGCGGGGGAACCATTGTTTTGCCGGACGCTTCGCTCTGCGCTTTTCCCTGACCAGCCATAAGCAAAATTTCGGTTATTTCTTTTATGAAGAGAAGGCGCGGTTGAATCTGTCCGGCTGTATTCATGGCGATCAGGGCATGCTCTTGCCGCGTGCTTTTTTCGAAGAGGTCGGCCCCTTTGATTCAGAACAACCGATATTTGAGGACGAAAAGCTCGCAGCTGCGATTGCCCGCCGAGGTGTCTGGATTCTCTTTCCGGCGGAGATTGTCACTTCCGCCCGCCGTTTTGAGCGTGAGGGTCTGCGAGAGCGCCAAATACTCAATGCGCTACTGATGAATTTTCACCACATCGGCTGGACTCCTTTTTTTCGCCAGGCCCCTGAAGTTTATCGGCAGCAGGCTGCCGGCCACCGGCTCGATCTACTGCCCTTCTTTCTCTGCATCGATAATCTGCTGCGTGCCTTGCCGCAACCTGAGCAGCGCCGCCTTTGGCAGGCAACGGGGCGTTATGTGCGCTCCCAAGCCTGGCAGTTGTCCTTTGCCTTTTTGACCGGGGTACGTTATGTTCTCAAGCGCCCGCATCGCCTTCGGAGTTGGGGGGAGAGCTTTTGTGCTCTTTGGGAGCGTTGCACCGATTTTCCGCCCCTCAATCGCTTCACCGGGGCTTTGGTAAGAATCTGGTTTCGCCACACTCTTAAACGTTTACAAAAGTCCTGAGGGTCTGGCTGCCGGTGCAGAGGGTGGAGATTGTGGACGCACTACCGGCGGCGATGGTAAATTGAAGCATAGAGGTCGTTTTACAGTATGCGCCCCAGCTCGCAGAGCGATTAGGTATTGCAGCTGAACAGTTTCAAAAAGAGAAAAACGTGTAAGCGGGAGGTTGAGATGAAAACACTTATAAAAAACCTGGCGCTGGTCTTTGCGGTGGTCGTGGCAAGTGCCGCTTGTACTCCTTACAAGAGCCAGGAGGTAGGATTTCGGGTGCCTAGCGCCAATCCCAACATGCAGGTGATCGGCGGGGCGCAGGTGGCTGCCGAGGCCTATCGTGACAAAAGCGCCGCGCGTGCCGCTTTTGGTTTTGACATCGTGAGTGCCGGCATCCAACCCGTTCAGGTTGTGATTGACAACCAGGGTGGCAGTGCTTTGCGCATCGTGCCTGAGCAGACCTTCCTCATTGATGATCAAGGCTACATGTGGAATATTCTCGACAGTCGCGCCGCCTATGAGCGGGTGGAAAAAAGCGGTGAATATGCTCGCATCGCTCGCGGTGCCGGGCGGGGCGGAATGCTCGGTGCTGCAGGTGGCGCGTTGGTCGGAGCGGCCATCGGTGTCGTGTCCGGAGAGAATGTCGCATCCGCGGCCGGCAAGGGCGCTGCTCTGGGCGGTGCCGGTGGAGCGGTAATCGGGGGCGGGCATGAACTAGGCAGCGATGAAGCCGGGCGCGAAATTTCGCGGGATCTGAGCAATAAAGAGCTGCGCAACCGGCCGGTGGGGCCGGGTTTTCTCGGCCGCGGTTTTCTGTTCTTCCCCGCCGAAGCGGGCCAGCCGCGGCAACTTCGGTTGCAGATGTACGATATCGATAGCGGAGAGGTCCATACCCGCACCTTTGCGCTGTAGACATTTAGGGACCGAACTTCCACGGCGCTCGGCGCGAGCGGGAAAAATCAGTCTGCGAAATTATTCATCGAATGCTTGAACAGGCCTTTCGCCGCTCGGCGCAAGGCCCTTTGTATCCGTCTGTTTCAACCGAAGATATTTATTCAACCAAGGAGAATGAACTTATGGAAAGGGCCGCTGAATCCGCCCAGGATTTTATCGTCACAGATCTGAGCCTCGCCCCGTGGGGCCGCAAGGAAATGAACATTGCCGAAACCGAAATGCCCGGCTTGATGGCCATTCGCGAAGAATACACCGCGGCCAAGCCACTGAAGGGGGCGCGGATTGCCGGCTCCTTGCACATGACCATCCAGACGGCGGTGCTCATCGAAACTCTTACCGCTCTGGGTGCCGAGGTGCGTTGGGCCTCCTGCAACATCTTCTCCACTCAGGATCATGCGGCTGCAGCCATTGCTGCTTCCGGCGTTCCGGTATTTGCTTATAAAGGTGAAACCCTTGAGGAATACTGGGATTTCACCCATCGTATTTTCGAATGGGCCGATGGCGAGACGGCCAACATGATTCTCGATGACGGCGGCGATGCGACCTTGCTGCTGCATTTGGGCAGTCGCGCCGCATCTGACCCTTCTCTCATCGCCAATCCTACCTGTGAAGAGGAAGAATATCTGTTCGCCGCCATCCGCAAGCGCCTCAAGAGCGATCCTCAGTGGTATGCGCGGGTTTGCGGAAACATTCGTGGTGTTACCGAGGAAACCACGACCGGGGTGCACCGCCTGTATCAGATGCACAACGAAGGCCGGCTCAAGTTTCCCGCCATCAATGTCAACGACTCAGTGACCAAATCCAAGTTCGACAATATCTACGGCTGTCGCGAGTCGCTGATCGACGGCATCAAGCGTGCCACGGATGTCATGATTGCCGGCAAGGTTGCAGTGGTGTGCGGTTACGGCGAGGTCGGCAAGGGCTGTGCCCAGGCCTTGCGCGGCTTGCAGGCTCAGGTCTGGGTGACGGAAATCGATCCCATATGCGCCCTGCAGGCGGCCATGGAAGGCTACAAGGTGGTCACTATGGAATACGCTCGCGACAAGGCGGACATTTTCGTGACCACGACCGGCAACATCAACGTCATTACCCACGACCACATGAAGCAGATGAAGAACAACGCCATCGTCTGCAATATCGGCCACTTCGACAACGAAATCGAGGTAGCGTCCCTGCGTCAATACACCTGGGATAACATCAAGCCCCAGGTCGATCACATAATCTTCGCCGACGGCAAGCGGATCATCCTGCTCGCCGAAGGACGCCTGGTGAATCTGGGCTGCGCCACGGGGCATCCGAGTTATGTCATGAGTTCCTCATTCGCCAATCAGGTCTTGGCGCAGATCGAGCTGTGGACCAATCCCGAGCAGTACCCGGTGGGGGT
Coding sequences:
- the ptsP gene encoding phosphoenolpyruvate--protein phosphotransferase — translated: MTDSEKSNLPPDTFLVGLGVSPGIAIGKAFLFNRARQNLVDCYVPPELVPGEVQRFRTALKESARQLQDVKERVSSPELREHLYIIDTHLLILEDDMLVRDTINQIEGEKLNAESALRRTLDKFREFFNSIEDEYLRDRRSDIDSVGERLLRNLLGEGQRSMSEIEEKAVVVAHQLSPADTMQMDRDKVIGFVTDVGGRTSHTAILARSLEIPAVVGLDNISSLIRQETSMIIDGNAGTVILNPSAETFKEYLNKKQAYEYLEKELEVYRELPAQTLDGHRLILRGNVELAREVPAVLAHGGAGVGLFRSEFLFLNPGQAPGEDEQFEIYRELAQKMIPEPVTIRTLDVGGDKFVPEINLSEEDNPAMGLRGVRFSLKEHNLLMTQLRAILRASSFGEVRVMFPMISGVDEIRACKDLLRQACAQLDERNQSYDADIKIGIMIETPSAALIADLLAPEVDFFSVGTNDLIQYCLAVDRGNEHVAYLYEPLHPAILRALKMIGDAGRKADIEVGMCGEMAGEPVYALILLGLGFNELSMNAACIPRMKRIIRQVRRQDGEELLAQLLDLPRARDVSRFVEEEMARRFPGLFGPPEI
- the metK gene encoding methionine adenosyltransferase; the encoded protein is MPMTDFLFTSESVTEGHPDKVSDQVSDSILDAILTQDPKARVACETLVTTGLAMIAGEITTTARIDYPEVVRAAIREIGYNDSAMGFDWETCAVLTSIDRQSPDISMGVTEGEGLHKDQGAGDQGLMFGYACNDTPELMPMPIIFAHRLTKRLAEVRKSGLLTFLRPDGKSQVSIQYINDKPIRVDAVVVSSQHAPEVTYETLREGIIEEVVKKVIPAELLDEKTKYFINPTGRFVIGGPMGDCGLTGRKIIVDTYGGQGSHGGGAFSGKDPSKVDRSASYMARYIAKNLVAAGLADKCEVQLAYAIGVAEPVSVMVNAFGTGKIPSNDIARVVQEEFDMRPRAIIESLDLLRPIYRKTAAYGHFGRNEPEFTWERTDRVESLRKRARV
- a CDS encoding mechanosensitive ion channel family protein; the encoded protein is METDGFGFSALFFSLVLLGLAVFAGLALHKGLFRLLRQLSAKTKSRWDDALVKHLAAPAKWLLPLFLLLLVAPGLRLPEQASNILSHLFGLAFIGGFTWLLVAALFVLRDVVLHKFDVDAQDNLRARSMHTQINVLVKVVLVVIVVVAVSAMLMTFEPVRQIGVSLLASAGIAGIILGFAAQKSLATLFAGIQIAITQPIRLDDVVIVEGEWGRIEEITLTYVVVRIWDLRRLVVPITYFIEQPFQNWTRVTADLLGTVFIYADYRIPVAEVREQLHVFLKESQSWDGKVWGLQVTNATDRSVELRALMSAVDASVAWNLRCEIREKLLAWLQTNYAECLPRVRTEIEGEVADALAGAREKSTAEQ
- a CDS encoding TIGR04283 family arsenosugar biosynthesis glycosyltransferase, producing the protein MNPELSIVIPILNEAGGLQSLVDMLAEQQGCTFEVIFCDGGSEDGSPALLRTLGAQTPFAFRTVNSGPGRGRQMNVGARFAKGDFLLFLHADSLLPDPRALAESLQRMRREHVRRGNHCFAGRFALRFSLTSHKQNFGYFFYEEKARLNLSGCIHGDQGMLLPRAFFEEVGPFDSEQPIFEDEKLAAAIARRGVWILFPAEIVTSARRFEREGLRERQILNALLMNFHHIGWTPFFRQAPEVYRQQAAGHRLDLLPFFLCIDNLLRALPQPEQRRLWQATGRYVRSQAWQLSFAFLTGVRYVLKRPHRLRSWGESFCALWERCTDFPPLNRFTGALVRIWFRHTLKRLQKS
- the ahcY gene encoding adenosylhomocysteinase; this translates as MERAAESAQDFIVTDLSLAPWGRKEMNIAETEMPGLMAIREEYTAAKPLKGARIAGSLHMTIQTAVLIETLTALGAEVRWASCNIFSTQDHAAAAIAASGVPVFAYKGETLEEYWDFTHRIFEWADGETANMILDDGGDATLLLHLGSRAASDPSLIANPTCEEEEYLFAAIRKRLKSDPQWYARVCGNIRGVTEETTTGVHRLYQMHNEGRLKFPAINVNDSVTKSKFDNIYGCRESLIDGIKRATDVMIAGKVAVVCGYGEVGKGCAQALRGLQAQVWVTEIDPICALQAAMEGYKVVTMEYARDKADIFVTTTGNINVITHDHMKQMKNNAIVCNIGHFDNEIEVASLRQYTWDNIKPQVDHIIFADGKRIILLAEGRLVNLGCATGHPSYVMSSSFANQVLAQIELWTNPEQYPVGVYILPKHLDEKVARLQLTKLGAMLTELTDQQAAYIGVPKEGPYKSDHYRY